GACGCAGGGACGATCTACAAGGATCTCTCAGCCCACGTGGCGTTCGGCCTTGCTACCGCGGCCGCCTTCCGAGCGCTGACCGGCTCGACGGATGCTGAAGGGTGACGTACGTGCCGGTCCGGACGCGAAGGCCGGGCCAAACTTGTACCCGAGTCGAAGCCCTATCGTGGGTTGCAAGCGAGGAGGCCACCATGGTCACGACCGGCTACCGGATCGGTGAGATCGCCGACGAGACCGGCTTCCCACCCTCGACACTACGCTACTACGAGGAAGAGGGGCTCCTGCCTGCCCCCGACCGCACCCCGGCCGGCCACCGGATCTACGACGTCAGCCATCTCGAGCGGTTGCGCTTCATGGCGCGGGCCAAGCGCCTGGGGCTGACCTTGGAAGAGATCGCCGACCTCGCCGACGCGTGGGACAACCGTGAGTGCACGATCACGCACGGGCAGCTCGTTGCTCTGCTCGAGGCCAAGCTGGCGCAGGCCCACGACGAGATCGTTGAGATCACGCGTTTCGCCGACCAGTTGCAGGCCGTGTTCGAACGCGTCACGGGAGAGCGTCCCGACCCGGCCGCTGTGGCCCTGACTGCGGCTGCGCGCCGGCGTTCACCGATGAGCCCACGCCGGCTGAGCGTCGCTTCGGTGACCTGCCCCTCAACCCGTCCACCACGTGAACCGACTGTGGTCGGGAACAGCCGTTGGGTCGGTTGCCGGCGGGACCCCTGAGGCGGTGACGCGCCGCTATCCGCGCCTCTAGAGCGCGCCAGGTCTGCCGCACCGGCCGCACGGCTGGCGGTCGCACGTCAGCTTGCATCGCACCGGCCGTACGGCCGGCGGTCGCACGTCACGACCCGAGGAGTAGCTGACCGACCGGCTGCGGGCGACCGAGGACAACCTCGTCGCGTTGGTGATCGGCACCACCGTCCTCGGACTGTTCGCACCTGGTTTCACGGCTGCCCTGTCCGGATGCGTGACGCGCTGTTGGCGGGGCTGATGCTGTGCGTGAGTTTGACCTTCGACCTCGAGACGCTCCGCGCCGTGCTGGCACGTCCCGGGTTGCAGGTGCTGGCGCCCTGCTGGTGTACGGGCCGATGAGCCTGGCTGGTTACCTCATCGGGATGGCCGGGTTCGCACCTCTGCGCTTGGGGTGGCTTCGTCCTGGTCGGCACGCTGCCCACCGACGTGTCTTCAACGCTGCTGGTTTGGCTCGGCCGCGGCACCGTCGCGTTCGCGACCGTGTTCAGCGCGGTCAACACGGCCCTGTCTCCGGTGGTGGTCCCGCTGCTGTTCCTGGCGTACACCGGCATCGAGCTCGGCGTGCCGGTGGCCGCGCTGACCCTCGAGCTGGCCGTCACCGTCCTGATTCCGATGATCGTTGGCGTGGCCGTCCGGACCGCCCTTCCCCGTCGGGTTGAACCGTTCGAGCCGGTCCTGTCCGCCGGGGCGTCGCTGGCCTACCTTGCCCTGCTGGGTTCGTGGCACCCCACATGCGTCGTGGTACTTCCTGGTGTAGCGAGGTGTAGCCGTACGGGCTACGATGGCGGCATGGTCGCCCCGACGTCTATGCGGTTGGACGAGGGCCTCAAGGCGCGCCTCGAGGCCCTCGCTGAACGTGAGGGAGCCTCCGTCTCAGCCGTCACGCAGCGGCTGCTCGATGAGGGCGTCCGCATGGCGCTACACCCCGGCATCGTGTTCCGGTCGGGTCCGGCAGGGCGTCGTCCCGGACTCGCCGGTGGTCCGGATGTCGCGGAGGTCGTCAGCTTCCTCCAGCGTCTCGACGCGAAGGGTCAGGAGGCCATCGGTGAGGCCGCGAGGTGGCTGGGGTTGCCGGAGCGGATGGTGCGCATCGCGATCGACTACTACACCGAGTTCACAGCCGAGATCGATGGTCAGATCGATCAGCGGGAGCGCGAGGCCGAGGCGGAGCGGGAGCACTGGGAGCGGCAACAACAGCTCCTCGCGTGAAGCTGCTGCTGGACGAGATGTTCCCAGCGGCGATCGCCGAGCAGCTCCGTGCGCGCGGACACGACGTGGTCGCGGTGCTCGAGCAGGACGGTCTACCCGGCATGGATGACTCGGACCTGTTGGACTGGGCGCACCGTGACCAACACGCGGTCGTCACCGAGAACGTGCCCGACTTCATCCGACTCGACCGTGCGTGGCGCGACCAGGGCCGCGATCACCACGGGTTGATCTTCGCCAAGAAGCGGCGGGGGACGGGGCGCCGGATCGTCGGGAGTCTCGTGCGGGATCTCGACCGCTTCCTGACCCAGCACGCCCAAGCACATCCGCGCGGGGTCGTCGCCTGGGTGTAGCGGCGGACAGCGCGGCCGAACCCTCCCTTGCCACCGTGGGGGTCGCGGGTTCGGATCCCGTCGTCCGCTCCATCCCGGAACCCGGAAGGTGTTGAGGTTATTTGGCTGAGCAGGGACCACCGACGGCGTCGGTGAGCTTGCGGCATGCTTCCGCAGATGTCGGCGCAGTCGAGGTCGGCCCGGATCCGGCGGTTGAGATCCGGATCGCCTCCTCCAGGCAGGCGTCGGGGGGATCACGCGAGAGGTGACTGCGGAACGGGGCGGAGCGCTCGGCCGGCACCATCGAGCAGCCGGCGCCCATCGCCCTTCAGCTACTGCTGCACTCGGCGCGGGTGACGTCGGCCGGGAACGCGCGCTGCTCGTCGGTCCACCACGTCTTGGTGTGGGCCAGGATCGCTGCGACGTCGTCGCGACGCAGGCGCGCTCACGCGGCCGGGAGCGCTTCGAGCAGCTGCTCGAGTTCGGCGCGGTCGAGGACGTTGTCCCAGCGTGCGGCGATGCGGCCGTCGCTGCCGATGAGGAACACCCATGGTTCGGCGCCGCCGTCGTCGGTGAGGATCCACTCCGCGGCGGCGTCGTTCAAGGTGGAGGTTTCGAAGTCGCTCCAGACCTCGATGTGGACGAAGGCGGCCCGGTCGGCGTAGGTCTGGGCGAGGTCGCTGACGGCGTCGGTGATCGGGCCGCAGAAGCGGCTGACGCAGTAGACGGGTGTCGAGATCACCACAACGGTGGGGCTGCCGGCGGCGATAGCGTCGGCGATGGTGGTGTCGTGCAGCTCGGGGTCGGGGATCTCGCCCTCGGTGCCGGCGCGCGAGTCGATCGCGACGGGCGGCGCGTCGGACTCCAGCGTCAGGTTGCGGCTCGCGGGTGCGGGGTCGCCTACGGCCGGGACCTGATGCGCCGAGGCGACTCCGAAGCTGGTGGTGCCGCGCCGGGTCTCCCCGTCGCTCATCTCCGCGGTGACCCCTACTCCCCAGAAGCCTGCGCGGTCGAAGCTGACCTGGGTCTCGTAGACGCCGGCTGCGGCGGGGTCGTCGATGATCGTCGGTCCGTCGCCTTCGGATGGTTCCTTGCCGGGGACGGGCAGGAACGTCGCGGACGTGGTGGCGACCGGCTCGGGCTCGCCTCCGGCTTGCTCCTCGCCGAGGAAGAAGAACTCCATCTCCACCGATCCTCCAGCGATCAGTCGTCGGTCGGGGGTGAGCACGCCGGCGATGAAGCGCTGGTCCTCGCCCACAGCGAGGTCGTAGCTGGCCACCGCGACCGCGAGCTGGTCCGCAGCGGTCGCCGCGTCGGTCGTCGCGGGGGCTGGTCCGGAGTCGTCGGTGCCGCCGCAGGCGGCGGCCAGCAGCCCGATCGTGACGGCGGCGGTGATGAGGCGGGCCGGTGGCGTGTGCATGTGGGTCTCCTCAGGTGCAGTCCGGTGCCGGGACGTCGAGCCGGCTCAGGGCAGCGGCGGTGGCGTCCAGTAGCTGTCGTGCCCGTTCGGCCAGGTCGGCGGGCGGGGAGGCCTGGTCGAGCGCGGCCTCCATGCGCTGCTTGGCTTGCTGCAGTCGAGCAGTGGTTGGTCGGTCCACGTCCTGCAGGGCTGCGGCGATGGCGTGGATGGGACCGTGCGCGACCTCGAAGCCCTGGCGGACCTGGTCTGGGTCGCTGCCGGCATCGACCGCGTCGCAGAGACCATCCAGCGCCGACTCGCCCTCGGCAGCCAGGTCCGTCGATGCGCCATCGGCGAAGCTCGGTGCTCGATCCGGCGACGGATCCGCCCCAGCTCCGCACGCCGTGAGCACGGCGGTGACCGCCACCAGCGCTACCGCCTGGCGAACCGTGCCGGGGTGGCGCCTACGCACGGGCGACCTCGAGCCAAGTGCGCCCGGCGTCGTCGCTGCGCAGCAGCACCCGCGGCTGCTCGGTGACGACCCAGACCGTGCCGTCGTCGGCAGCCGTCACGGCCAGCGGCTGGCCCTCGAAACGATCGGCGGGCGCGACGTTCTGCCAGCTGTTACCACCGTCGGTGCTGACGTCGATGCCCTGGTAGGTCGCCGCCACGGCGAGAGGGTCCTGGGCCGTTCCGCCGATCGCGAGACCGAGGACGCCCCAGTCGGTGGCGGGAGCGAAGCTACGCGCCCCGTCGTCGCTGCGGAAGATGCCCTGCGAACCACTACCCAGCAGCACGACGTCCGGATCCCGCGGGTCGACGGCCAACGCCGCCACATCGGGGGGGATGTCGGCACCGACCGCAGCGCGCGGCTCCCACGACGTGCCGGCATCCGCACTGGCGAACACGCCCGCTCCCACCACGAACGCGTACGCCACCTGTGGATCGCTCGGTGCTTGGGCCAGCGCGTGGATGTCCAGCGAGGGCAGCTCGGCCGGGCGCAACGGCGTGAAGCTCGCCCCGCCGTCGTCGCTGCGCATCAGCAGGTCATGCCCGCCCACAAGCAGCGGCGCTCCCGTCACCGCGACGCCGATGGCCATCGCGTCCTGACCCTCCATGCCGGCCGGCTCCCAGCTCACGCCAGTGTCGTTGCTGCGCCACAGCGCCCCGTGCAACCCCAGCAGCAGCGTGCCGTCGCTCGCCGCCCGCAGCGCGTGGACGTGGTCGGTCGACGGCAACCCGTCCCCGGACGAGCCGCTCTCCTCGCCGCTACCGCACGCGGCCAGGAGTAGCGGAAGGACCAGCAACGCCACGAACACCGCGGAGTGGGCCGGTCCGTGGCGGGGCGACAGGGATCGACGCGTGGACGTCATGACGGGCCTCCAGGCGAACAGCGTGCGCTCTCGCTACGACGAAGGGATAGTAGCCGGGCTTGACGCTCGAGGAGTCACCGGGCGGGGCCGGTCCGGCGACGCGGCTGCCGGGGCGCTCGCCGGCGAGGATCTGATCGAGAGTGGGGGGCCGGCACGCAGCGCGCGGGTGCTGTCGCAGGAACCGGAAGGGCCGCACTGCGTCTCGCGTTGACCCATCGGCCACCGGCGCCTTAGCTGCCTGCAGGCTCCTCCGCGGGCGCGGCGGGCTTGCGGGCGAGCAGGCGGTCGACGATCCCCAGCCGGCGGCGCTCGAACGCGACCGGCTCCAGCCCGGCGGCGGCGAGGGCGCGGCGGGGCTGGCGCAGCATGTGCTCGCAGCACAACCGGTAGGTCAGCTGATGCAACAGCCACTGCACCGCGCGGACCGCGCGGCTGGGGCTGCCTACGTGCTCGACGAGAACCACCTGCCCACCGGGGCGCAGCACGCGTGCCATCTCGGCGACCGCGCGCCGGTCGTCGGGGATGCTGCACAGCGAGAACGTGCACACCACCGTGTCGAAGCTCTCGTCGTCGAACGGCAGTTGCTGCGCGTCCGCTTCACGCAGGTCGGCATCGGCCTTGACCGCCCGGGCGCGCTCGCGCGCAAGGGCCAGCATCTCCGGGCTGAGATCGACACCGGTCAGCCGCACGTCAGGCGGGTAGTGCTCGAGGTTGCGGCCGGTGCCCACGGCCACCTCGAGCACGTCCCCGCGGGCGCGGCTGCACGCCCACTGGCGGTCCCCACCGAACAGGACGCGTTCCCAGAACGCCATCTCCCGGTCGAACCGGTGCGCCTGGCGGTCCCAGACCGCCCGGACCCTCGTCGTCGCGTCGGCGTCGCGTCTGGTCACCGGCGAGCTCCCAGGTCCGTTCCGCCACGCGGGTACCCATCACGAGCGAGTGCGCCGCGGGCGCACCGGCCATCCAGCGCCGACTGGGCCGAGCAAACGTCGCCGCCCGCCCAGGTTGCGTGCGATCCGGACATCGTCATCGGGGGGCACCCTCGTCTCTACCTCGCCTGCCGGGACCGCGACGGGCGGGCGCATCCTCTCAGGCTCCTACTATCGTAGCGTCGTACCGACCGCCTACCGCGAGGGTCGGCTACCCCTCTGTCCAGGAGGCGCGTCATGAGCAGCGAAGAGGTGCTCTCCCCGCTGGCCCCCGAGGAACTGGCGGATCGCGTGGGGGTCGACCGGCAGGCCGTCGCGGAGTGGGTCGAGTTGGGCCTGCTACCCGTGGACGCTCACGGAGCGCTCGACGCGAGCGCGCCGGAGCGCGCCCGGTTGCTCCGCTTCGTCACCGAGCGCGGCATCGCGGCGGCGGCCGTGGCCCGGCTGGCAGAGGAGGAGGGCGACGTCCTGGCGCGTTGGCTGAGCTACACCCGCCCGCTGCATGGCACGAGCCGGATGCTCGGCGAGGCGGCCACGGAGGTGGGCCTCGACCTCGACCTCGCGCGGCGCCTGTGGAGCGCCGCTGGCCGCGGACACGAGCCGGAGCTGTTCGACGACGACGTCGAGATGCTGCGCACGGCGGCGTTCGCGGTGCAGGTCGGCCTACCCGCGGATGCCATCGTGCAGCTGGTTCGGGTCTTCGCCGACGCCCTGGGCCGGATCGCCGACGCAGAGACCCGGCTGTTCCACTTCCACGTCCACGAGCGCCTGCGGACCGAGGGACTCGCCGGTCGAGACCTGGTCGAGCAGACCCGCGCAACCGGCGACGCCCTCCTGGAGCTGACGGAGCCGTCGATCCTGTACTTCCACCAGCGGGCCTGGGACCGCGCCCTACGTGAGGACCTGGTCATGCACCTCGCCGAGGACGTCACGTCGGCAGCCAGCGCGGCCATGCCGATCGCCGTGCTGTTCGTCGACCTGGCCAGCTTCACGCCCCTGACCGACGCCATGGGTGATGTCGCCGCCGCCGCCGTGCTGGACCGCTTCTCCGAACTGGTCCGCGACGCGGCCGCACAGTGCCACGGCCGCGTCGTCAAGCAGATCGGCGACGAGTTCATGCTCAGCTTCCCCGTCCCCAGCTCGGCGGTGCGCTGCGGTCTCGAGATCGCCGACCGCGCCGCCCACGAGCCTCGGTTCCCCGCGCTGCGCATGGGCGCGCACGCCGGCACCGCCCTGTTCCGGGAAGCCGACTACCTGGGTGCCACCGTGAACATCGCCGCACGTGTCGCTGCGAAGGCCGGTCGCGGGCAGTTCCTGGTCACCGAGGCCGTGGTCAGCGACACCACGGATCTCGCCGTCGGGGCGTGGAAGGCTCTGGGTCCACGCCAGCTCAAGGGCGTGACGGGTCCGGTGGAGCTGTACGAGGCGGTCCGAGACGGGCAGCGGCCGGCGCGCCACACCGATCCGGTGTGCGGCATGCAGCTCGACGCCGACGAGGACCCGTACCGGTTGAGCTGGCAGGGCCAGGATCACCTCTTCTGCTCCGAGACGTGCCTGCGCCGGTTCGTCGAGATGCCGGAGCAGTACGGGGCCGCCGGAAGCTGATGGGTGGTCGATCAGCGATGACGTCACACGCGGGTGGCTACGGTGGTTCGGCGGATCGTCGGACTAGCTGCTGGAGTCAGTTCCAGCGCCACACGGGAACAGTCTGCCCGGCAGACACGTGGGTCGGATCCTGATCGGTCGCCCTAAGGGCCTGCTCGGCATCGGCCGCGGCAGCCGCCGCCGGGGGCTGACCGTGCTGCATGCCGCCCATCGCCTTCATCATCAGCAGCATCGACAGCGGACAGATGGCCAGTAGCAGGAACGGCAGCGCGGCGCTGATCGCCTGAGGCGCCAGCCACCACACCAGGACCGCAGCAACCACGACCGCGGCGACGACCCTCTTGTTGATGCAGATCCCGAGCACCTTCACGGTCGACCCTCCCGGCCACTAAGCCCAGCTACGACAGAGGTGTCGTAGGTTAGCACTGTTGCCGTCCGCGCCACGTCGTCGTGCCGGCGCGAGTGCCCACGGCCGCCGCCAGCACGAGCCACGCCAGGTGAATGGCGCCCAGCACCGCACCGAGGAAGACCGCGGTCGGCAGTCCCAGCCACCACGTCCGCTCGATGATCCCCAGCAGGTCCATGGCGACATCCTACGACAGCGTCGTCGTTATAGACTGCACCACTGCTGTCGGGGCATCGTCCGGCGGCAGCCGGTTTCTTGGGAGGTGGTCATGGCTCGGTTCCGGAGCCGTCGGAAGCGCCCCACGGCCGAACAGTTGCTGGGCCCGCTGGAGGCGGCCTGCATGCGGGCGCTGTGGAAGCAGTCACCGGCGAGCGTGTCCGACGTGCTGGAGCGGGTCAACGCCAAGCACGACGGGGCACTGGCCTACACCACGGTCATGACCGTGCTGTCGCGCTTGTACGACAAGGGCTACCTGGCGCGGGAGCGGCGTGGTCGCGGTTACGACTACACCCCGCGGTACAGCGAGGGCGAGCTGGTGGACCAGCTGGGCGGCCGCGAGGTGGAACGGCTCGTCGAACGGTACGGCGAGATCGCGCTGGCGCACTTCGTCGAGGCGCTGGAGCAAGCCCCACCGGATCTGGTGCGGCGTCTGCGCCGACTCGACGAGGACGCGGCTGATGGCTGACCGACGCGCGGCCCTGGTGCTGGCGGTCTCGCTGCTCGGGGTGTGTCTGGCGGGTGTGGTGGCGTCGTGGCCGATGGTCCGGAGCGTGATCGTCGTCGCAGGGGGCCTGGTGTCCGCTCGGTTGACCGTTCTCGCCTGGCGACACGCGCGTCTGGCCTCCGCCTTGCGGCGGGGGAGCGTCGGTGGCGACTGCCACGGCATCCACGTGCGCTGGCGGGTGTGGCACGCCGGCGTTGCGGTGGCCGGGCTGCGACGGCCCGAGATCTACTGTCATCCCCGGCTGAGGGGGTCGCTCACCCCGCGTGAGCTGACGGCGATGCTGCTGCACGAGCGCCACCACCAGCTGCGCCGAGATCCCCTGCGCCTGCTGCTGCTTGCGGTCGTCGCCCCGGTGGCCAAGCTGGTGCCGGCTGGACGGGCGTGGCTGGCCCGGCGTGCCGCCGCCGTGGAGGTCGCCGCTGACCGGTTCGCCCTCGAGCACGGGGCAGCGCGCTGTGACCTGGCGGGAGCGCTGCTCAAGGTCGACGCGTCCGCCCCGGCGCCCGCAGCCGGGTTCGGCGTCGCCACCGAGCTGCGACTGCGTGCCCTGCTGGGCGAAGAGCCCGACCTCTCGACCACGCACGCCCTGGCAGGTTTGGCGGGCGTGTTCGCCGTCGTGACGCTCGGTTGTGCCGCGGCGATGCTCCACCACGTCGTCGGGTCTGGCGGTGCGATCGGCTGTGCGCTGGTGGGCTGCTAGGACGGCGCGGGAGCTGCTACCGGCGCATCGTCGTTACCTCCGGATGGGAGGGAGCGTGGTGACGGCCGACCCGACCGTGTCGCGTCGGCGCGCGTGGTTGCGCCGTGCCGCGGCCGTGGCCACCGTCTGCGCAGCGGCACTGCTGTCCACGGCAACGGCGGCGTTGGGCCACGCCGCGTTTGTCACCTCGCAGCCCGCCCCTGGCAGCCAGCTGACGGCGACCCCCGGCGTGGTGGTGGTGCGGTTCAGCGAGCCGCTGATCGCCGACCTGTCGTCGCTGGAGGTAGAGGCACCCACCGGCCAGCGGTTCGAGGCAACCGTCGCCGACGACCGGGAGATGCACACCGACCTGCCGACCAACGCCCAAGGCGAGTACGTCGTGCGGTGGAAGACGGTCAGTCCCATCGACGGTCACACGCTGCGTGGCGACTTCCGCTTCAGCGTCGGCGCTGCCGTCTCCGCAGGAGCCGACGAGCCATCGGTCGCACCGACCGGCACCGACCTGGCCGTGGCCGCCGGACGTGCTGTCGAGTACGCAGCGCTGCTCGGTGTACTCGGCGCCCTGCTCCTGAGGCTGCTCGCAAGGCGGGAACCACAGCTGCGCTGGCTGCGACCACGCCTGCACGTCCTGACGGTGCTCGCGGCCGTCGCCGGCGTGATCGTCGTCGGTGGTGAGGTGCTGCTCGCCACCTCATCACTCGCACCACGCGCGGTTGCCAGCTTCCTCACCGCACCGTCGGGGACGCCGCGGCTGGTGCGCCTCGGGGGAGAGGCCGCCGCGGCCGCGGCCACCCTGCTCCCCGCCGTCCGCTGGGCCAAGGAGCGCCCTGACGCGGACCGGATCGCGGACACGCGCGCGCGGGTCGTCGGCGTGGGGACCGTAGTGGCACTGATCGGCCTCGCCGCGGCCGGACACGCCGCCGCCACCCAGCCGACGTGGTGGGGCGTCACGGTCGATGCCGGCCACCTCGTCACGGCCGGACTGTGGGCCGGAGCGATCCTGGTCATGGCGGTCCAGCGGCCACCTGGTGGGTGGCGCGGGGAGCAGGCCCGCGAACTGCTGATGCGGTTCTCGCCGGTCGCCGTCCCCGCGTTCGTGGGCACGGTCGCGTTCGGAGTCGTGCGGGGCGCGCAGGAGCTCGCCAGCCTCCGCGACCTGATCGCCACCTCCTACGGGCAGGTCCTCGGCCTGAAGATCATCGCGGTGGTGCTGATGGTGCCCCTGTCGCTGCGGGCGTGGCGCCGCCGAGCGGTCACGGCGCGCGCGGAGGCCTTCCTCGCCCTGGTCGCGGTCGTCGCCGCCGCGGTCCTGGCGGCCTACCCGGTGCCACCCCGCCGCGGTGCCGAACAGGCGCACATCAGCGACGAGCCGACCGCGACCGGCGCGTTCCCGCAGGACGGCGACTTGACGCTGGGCGCTGGCGCCGGCGACACCCTGGTCGGCCTGACGTTGCGCCCCGGCGAGCCCGGCAGCAACGACACGTACGTGTACCTGCTGCCCGTCGAAGGAGAGGAAGCATCGTCCGGTCGCCAGGTTGGACTCCAGGTGGAGGGGCGACCACCTATCACCATGGAGGGGTGCGGGACCGCTTGCCGCCTGGCCACCACCACCGTGCAGGGCGGCGAGACGATCGACGTCACCGTCTCGGGGGACGGGGGCGGCACGGCCACCTTCCAGCTCCCCGCACAACTCCCTGCCCCCGAGGCAGCGCAGCTGCTCTCCGATCTGACCGCGCGGATGAACGCGCTGCGCTCCTACCGCTACGACGAGACCCTGGGGCCAGCCGACCCGCCGATCACCTCCCACTGGGACCTCGTCGCCCCCGACCGCCTCCACGGCGTGGTCCGAACCCACGACGGGGTCTACGAGACCATCCGGATCGGTAACCGCCGCTGGGGCAAGCCCACGCCGCAGGGTCCCTGGCGGGGCGGCGACGCGGGGGGCACCAGCGTCACCGTGCCGACCCACATCTGGGACTACCCCGACCGCATCGCACCCCACATCGTCGGCACCGACACCGTCGACGCGATCGCCACCAGGGTCGTGTCGTTCTTCGTCGACCTCGACGGGTCCCCGATCTGGTACCGGCTGTGGGTGGATGACGACGCACACGTGCGAAAGGCCGAGATGCGCGCCCGTGGCCACTTCATGGACCACCACTACTACGACTTCAACGCGCCCATCACCATCGACCCCCCGACCGTCAGGGATGCCGGAGTCGGAGACGAGGGTTGACCTTGGAGTCCACTCCAAGGTTTATGCTCGGGCGTGATGGATGACATGACCGTCTCCGCGTTGGCCCAGCGCGTCGGCACCTCTGCCGACACGATCCGCTACTACGAGCGGATCGGTCTGCTGCCTGAGGCCGAGCGCAGCCCTGCCGGCTACCGCCTGTTCGGCGAGGGCGACGTCGAGCGCGTCGCGTTCATCAAGCGCGCCCAGTCCTTCGGCCTCCGGCTCGATGACATCGGCGCGCTTCTCGACATCCGCCAGCGGGGCCTCTGCCCCTGCGGGCACGCCCGCCAGCTGCTCTCGGACAAGCTTGCCGAGATCGACCAGCAGATCCAGTCGCTCGAGGACCTGCGCAACGACGTGCGCGCGCTGATGGAGGACGGCGTCGCCGAAGACGCGTCGAACTGCTGGCCGTGTGGGGACCAGCTCATCCAGATCCGACCGCTGACAGAAGGCAACACTCGATGAACACGAACGCATGTAACTGCGGATGCAGCACGATGACCACCATCACGAACGCCGAGCACGCGTGCGGCTGCGGCTGCGACTGCTGCGCGCCGAGCCAGTTGACCCGCGAGGAGGAGCTCGTCCAGCTGCGTCGGCTACGGCAGTCCGCCGACGAGCGACTGAAGGAGCTCGAGGCTAGCTGACCCATCAGGGGTTCTTCAGGTCGAGTTTGCTAACGCCTCAGTGCCCTTGAGCGCCGGTCGTCATGACGCAGCCACGCGAGCACGCCCAGGCCGCCCAGTACTAGAACCACCCATGCCCAGAAGAAGGCGTCGTCGCCGCGGCGTGACTCTCGGATTGCGACGGTTGCGACCGTGAGGAGGTGCACGAGCACAGCGGCGATGACGATAAGGGCCAACCCGACCCCCCGTACCTCCAGGGCCGCGATGTAGATCCCCGCGCTGGCCGCGACATCGAGCCAGACGACTAGCCGGGCGTGTCGCTCAAGTGTCACGCCCGCCCTTCCTTCGCGATTCCGACCGTTGGGCGGTCGCTGTCTTCAACGGTTGTCTATCAACGAACGGCCGTCGCACACACATCGGTGATGCCGCTGGCACGTCGTGCGCCAACGGCATGACGGTGGGGTTCGTGGAGGATCAGCAGATGAACTTCTTGTTCGGGTCGAGCGATGTGAGGAAGATACGTGGGGCGTGGACCCAGCACTGGTTGTCCTCCTCGTTCATGGTCCTCGAAGCGCGTCCGTGACCGAGCCGGGCGGACGATCCTGGTCGTGGTCTAGACGACGGCACAGAGCCGCGTTGGGGCGATACGAGGGGCAGGCCGGTGGCCGGTTGGCGGTCGTGGATTCAGGCGCGGCTTCGCATCTGGCTTTCGGGGGGTTTGGAGATGTTCTTGAGTGCCTCCTCGGGCGTGCGGACCGGAAGTTGACGGATCTTGTCGAGGGCTTGTCTGTTCTTCTCCTCGGATGGCTCGAGGTCGTTCCATGCTGCGACCGCCGCCAGGGTGCGGTCGGCCCATGACTCCACCATGACGAGGAAGCTGATGAAGAAGTCGACACCCAGGGCGCGGAGGTAGACCTGGCTCTGCGCGACGTTGATGCCGTCGATGAACTCCTGCTTCACCTCACCGGAGAACCGAAGCATCTCCTGGGCGTCGGCGCGGACCTGCTTGAGTGAGGCCAGGAGGTCGTCCTTCGTACCCAGTGGGGCGACGAAGACGCGCATCAGTACCTCGAACTCCATCGAGAAGGGGGAGATCGGTGTGCCCAGCCACTCGCGCAACGCTTCTTCGCCGTTCTCGGTGATCGAGTAGACCGTGCGGGCTCGTTTCCCCGTGTACTCCTTCTCGCCCAGAAGCAGCCCCATGGCAGAGAGACGCTTGACCTCGCGATAGATGGCGCTCTCGGCCCGTGGCCAGACGTAGCGGAAGTAGCGCACGCGCTGCTCCGCGAGTTCGTAGGCGGACCAGGGCCGCACGGCAACCTGGGCCAGGACCGCGTACGAGGTGGTCGTCAGTC
The window above is part of the Actinomycetota bacterium genome. Proteins encoded here:
- a CDS encoding MerR family transcriptional regulator; this encodes MTYVPVRTRRPGQTCTRVEALSWVASEEATMVTTGYRIGEIADETGFPPSTLRYYEEEGLLPAPDRTPAGHRIYDVSHLERLRFMARAKRLGLTLEEIADLADAWDNRECTITHGQLVALLEAKLAQAHDEIVEITRFADQLQAVFERVTGERPDPAAVALTAAARRRSPMSPRRLSVASVTCPSTRPPREPTVVGNSRWVGCRRDP
- a CDS encoding bile acid:sodium symporter — its product is MSSTLLVWLGRGTVAFATVFSAVNTALSPVVVPLLFLAYTGIELGVPVAALTLELAVTVLIPMIVGVAVRTALPRRVEPFEPVLSAGASLAYLALLGSWHPTCVVVLPGVARCSRTGYDGGMVAPTSMRLDEGLKARLEALAEREGASVSAVTQRLLDEGVRMALHPGIVFRSGPAGRRPGLAGGPDVAEVVSFLQRLDAKGQEAIGEAARWLGLPERMVRIAIDYYTEFTAEIDGQIDQREREAEAEREHWERQQQLLA
- a CDS encoding DUF5615 family PIN-like protein, translated to MKLLLDEMFPAAIAEQLRARGHDVVAVLEQDGLPGMDDSDLLDWAHRDQHAVVTENVPDFIRLDRAWRDQGRDHHGLIFAKKRRGTGRRIVGSLVRDLDRFLTQHAQAHPRGVVAWV
- a CDS encoding methyltransferase domain-containing protein — translated: MAFWERVLFGGDRQWACSRARGDVLEVAVGTGRNLEHYPPDVRLTGVDLSPEMLALARERARAVKADADLREADAQQLPFDDESFDTVVCTFSLCSIPDDRRAVAEMARVLRPGGQVVLVEHVGSPSRAVRAVQWLLHQLTYRLCCEHMLRQPRRALAAAGLEPVAFERRRLGIVDRLLARKPAAPAEEPAGS
- a CDS encoding YHS domain-containing protein, giving the protein MSSEEVLSPLAPEELADRVGVDRQAVAEWVELGLLPVDAHGALDASAPERARLLRFVTERGIAAAAVARLAEEEGDVLARWLSYTRPLHGTSRMLGEAATEVGLDLDLARRLWSAAGRGHEPELFDDDVEMLRTAAFAVQVGLPADAIVQLVRVFADALGRIADAETRLFHFHVHERLRTEGLAGRDLVEQTRATGDALLELTEPSILYFHQRAWDRALREDLVMHLAEDVTSAASAAMPIAVLFVDLASFTPLTDAMGDVAAAAVLDRFSELVRDAAAQCHGRVVKQIGDEFMLSFPVPSSAVRCGLEIADRAAHEPRFPALRMGAHAGTALFREADYLGATVNIAARVAAKAGRGQFLVTEAVVSDTTDLAVGAWKALGPRQLKGVTGPVELYEAVRDGQRPARHTDPVCGMQLDADEDPYRLSWQGQDHLFCSETCLRRFVEMPEQYGAAGS
- a CDS encoding DUF2933 domain-containing protein yields the protein MKVLGICINKRVVAAVVVAAVLVWWLAPQAISAALPFLLLAICPLSMLLMMKAMGGMQHGQPPAAAAAADAEQALRATDQDPTHVSAGQTVPVWRWN
- a CDS encoding BlaI/MecI/CopY family transcriptional regulator; amino-acid sequence: MARFRSRRKRPTAEQLLGPLEAACMRALWKQSPASVSDVLERVNAKHDGALAYTTVMTVLSRLYDKGYLARERRGRGYDYTPRYSEGELVDQLGGREVERLVERYGEIALAHFVEALEQAPPDLVRRLRRLDEDAADG